One Vallitalea longa genomic window carries:
- the tnpA gene encoding IS200/IS605 family transposase: NLLFETPPQVELAKLVNTLKTVSSRLIRKKHSEYLKEYYWKPVFWSRSYYILTTGGATIEMIEKYIRSQAGVKD; encoded by the coding sequence AGAACTTACTATTTGAAACACCTCCCCAAGTGGAATTAGCAAAATTAGTTAATACTCTAAAGACTGTTTCTTCAAGACTTATTAGGAAAAAACATAGTGAATATTTAAAAGAATATTACTGGAAACCCGTATTTTGGAGTAGAAGTTATTACATTTTAACAACTGGAGGAGCAACAATAGAAATGATTGAGAAATATATTCGCTCTCAAGCAGGAGTTAAAGATTAA